In Oligoflexus sp., a single window of DNA contains:
- a CDS encoding DeoR family transcriptional regulator, which yields MEKVENLEELFVRGEHKAILDQTIDNPKFRRPSSGFEYLIASLCFVGRLPEALTLYSMWRESMTPEAIAASEAWLSIAEARAGRLKQALVFIRSLEKFRRVHRIPTVNFYYEQAQAFYYWRRHRLRLALQFAERALDAAWRAEFFFGRALATDIMGHLLVDLGQVQRGMAALEKAHQYFTSLGYCQYVEVIETALIGYQLEFNPYGTDALANLRQRIDSLNPETNNYTLSFLYTELGHQLALRGDLVGAGEALEDAGSLIQRYGLKRDQGWLLFRKAYLAHLSGKDSMALQYLNDLIKPRIAAGDEDLLVKAEGLQQLVGLNLGLSLPVQREHGSFHRKFGYAVAERIHRRQHGQKETAEWAQDVMGDFLDSLQSDDLTVLEKIQAVLKSGLLSFLPELLSIPRAERVLYFDIEPQTLVLFDHGSVYKAEGAVTTQMQKFVRFLIDGPKTKAELVHAIWGYTYHPLRHDPLIYGLVYRLRSLLGLREDWIQAQGEGYSLRPDIKVHFFQLYANISNAPLPEEEAKKTATDLNIRQLRILQYLQQHETIDIQGCVELFQTSKVTASRDLSNLTERGLLMRTGKGRNTCYGLPKNIDRNKEMDV from the coding sequence ATGGAAAAGGTGGAGAACCTGGAGGAGCTTTTTGTTCGGGGTGAACACAAGGCAATATTGGATCAAACGATAGATAACCCAAAGTTCCGCCGACCTTCTTCCGGATTTGAATACCTGATCGCCTCCTTATGTTTCGTCGGTCGCCTGCCGGAAGCCTTGACGCTTTATTCCATGTGGCGGGAGTCCATGACGCCTGAAGCCATCGCAGCGTCAGAGGCCTGGTTGAGTATTGCCGAAGCGCGGGCCGGTCGTCTGAAGCAGGCTCTGGTTTTTATAAGGTCCCTGGAGAAATTCCGTCGCGTCCATCGCATCCCCACTGTGAATTTCTATTACGAGCAGGCGCAGGCTTTTTATTACTGGCGTCGGCATCGTTTGCGCTTGGCTCTGCAATTTGCGGAAAGAGCCCTGGATGCCGCGTGGCGTGCGGAGTTTTTCTTTGGTCGCGCTCTGGCCACTGACATCATGGGGCATCTTTTGGTGGACCTGGGCCAGGTGCAGCGGGGGATGGCGGCCCTGGAGAAGGCGCATCAGTATTTTACGAGCCTTGGTTACTGCCAGTATGTGGAAGTGATTGAGACGGCTTTGATCGGCTATCAGCTCGAATTCAATCCCTACGGAACGGATGCGCTGGCCAACCTGCGTCAGCGCATCGACAGTCTGAATCCGGAAACCAACAACTATACGCTCAGTTTTCTTTATACCGAGCTGGGTCATCAGCTCGCTTTGCGCGGTGATCTGGTGGGCGCAGGCGAGGCTTTGGAAGACGCCGGCTCTTTGATTCAGCGCTATGGTTTGAAGCGCGATCAGGGTTGGCTGCTCTTCCGTAAGGCTTACCTTGCTCATCTGAGCGGCAAGGATTCGATGGCGCTTCAGTATCTGAATGATCTGATCAAGCCCCGCATCGCCGCCGGTGATGAGGACCTTCTGGTCAAGGCCGAGGGCCTGCAGCAGCTGGTGGGCCTGAATTTGGGGCTCAGCCTTCCGGTCCAGCGGGAGCATGGGAGCTTTCACCGAAAGTTCGGCTATGCCGTCGCCGAACGCATTCATCGGCGCCAGCATGGACAGAAGGAAACAGCGGAATGGGCTCAGGATGTGATGGGTGATTTCCTGGATAGCCTCCAGTCCGATGATCTTACGGTTCTGGAGAAAATCCAGGCGGTCTTAAAATCCGGGCTCTTATCTTTCCTGCCGGAGCTTTTGTCGATTCCGCGTGCGGAGCGCGTCCTATATTTTGATATCGAGCCGCAGACTCTGGTTCTCTTTGATCACGGATCTGTTTATAAGGCTGAGGGTGCGGTCACGACCCAGATGCAGAAGTTCGTTCGCTTCCTCATCGACGGCCCGAAAACCAAGGCCGAGCTGGTCCACGCCATCTGGGGATATACGTATCATCCCCTGCGGCATGATCCTTTGATCTATGGGCTGGTCTATCGGCTTCGTTCGCTGCTCGGGCTGCGTGAGGATTGGATTCAGGCGCAGGGTGAAGGTTATTCCCTAAGGCCTGATATCAAGGTTCACTTCTTTCAGCTGTATGCGAATATTTCGAATGCGCCGCTGCCTGAAGAGGAGGCGAAGAAGACGGCGACCGATCTGAACATTCGGCAGCTCAGAATTCTTCAGTATCTGCAGCAGCATGAGACGATAGATATTCAGGGTTGCGTGGAACTCTTTCAAACTTCCAAGGTGACGGCTTCGCGGGATCTCTCGAATCTAACCGAACGAGGGCTCCTCATGCGCACCGGCAAAGGCCGCAACACCTGCTATGGTTTGCCTAAGAATATAGATAGAAACAAGGAGATGGATGTATGA
- a CDS encoding thioredoxin family protein, giving the protein MKHLLLLSCLIGCASTPTETMTIHEYRPATQAKEPTIYMFSTDECEPCREAKPVVEREARLRGDRVVIVKADDLRLMRRMGYSSLPVFRFAKPGGPDLVLKGWDKKRFVKAYQHFDDSVVKR; this is encoded by the coding sequence ATGAAACATCTGCTTCTGCTGTCCTGCCTGATCGGGTGCGCCTCCACCCCAACCGAAACCATGACGATCCATGAGTACCGACCCGCGACGCAAGCGAAGGAGCCGACCATCTATATGTTTTCGACGGATGAATGCGAACCCTGTCGCGAGGCCAAACCTGTGGTGGAGCGCGAGGCGCGGCTGCGGGGCGATCGGGTGGTCATTGTCAAAGCCGATGACCTGCGGCTGATGAGACGCATGGGTTACAGTTCGCTTCCAGTCTTCCGCTTCGCCAAACCGGGCGGACCCGATCTTGTGCTGAAAGGCTGGGATAAAAAACGCTTCGTCAAAGCGTACCAACACTTTGATGACAGCGTTGTGAAGCGTTGA
- a CDS encoding TM2 domain-containing protein — protein MRVQNNTHSILFGYLLWIFGFTGAHRFYYGKQITGTIWFFTLGLLGVGWLIDVFLIPSMDRQADRKYQEGPLDYNIMWLLLTFLGVFGVHRFVMGKWISGFLYLISGGLFLVGVLYDFFTLNGQIDEINRQRYLPTRHPQYP, from the coding sequence ATGCGGGTCCAGAACAACACACACAGCATACTCTTCGGTTATTTGCTTTGGATTTTCGGCTTCACCGGCGCCCATCGCTTTTACTACGGCAAACAAATCACGGGCACGATCTGGTTTTTTACGCTGGGGCTCCTGGGGGTCGGCTGGCTCATTGACGTCTTTCTGATCCCCTCGATGGATCGACAGGCGGATCGGAAGTATCAGGAAGGTCCGCTGGATTACAATATCATGTGGCTGCTCTTGACCTTCCTCGGCGTCTTCGGCGTTCATCGTTTTGTCATGGGCAAATGGATCTCGGGTTTTCTCTATCTGATTTCGGGCGGCCTGTTTTTGGTCGGCGTGCTTTATGATTTTTTCACGCTGAATGGGCAAATTGACGAGATCAATCGGCAACGTTATCTCCCGACGCGACATCCCCAATATCCTTGA
- a CDS encoding DUF6209 family protein — protein sequence MTTHKLSPVLLLTCLAVGSLAHATEADRIAPTTLRFAANGSAVTEGVVLSGQNLTIEYDPIRLSQCRGKNSSGVEDWTVQAFLAIDGEAPLALDLIEGRGTQFPYTAPANVLIPDGKRLEVWFKASDVNGCVQWDSNQNQNYSYTIHRLDDIPNLTFTGRWNVLQNGNLKAGQPVRLHYDLDRATTCRTGGYHGSASWDVTPKLFVDGKPVPAQTITYPIYWSRRGQQDVLVTLPEGKELTLWFENSGYEYYAGRSCMAYDSDFGKNFHFTLN from the coding sequence ATGACAACACACAAGCTCTCGCCCGTTTTGCTTCTGACCTGCCTGGCTGTCGGATCTCTGGCTCACGCTACGGAAGCCGATCGCATCGCGCCCACCACTCTGCGTTTTGCAGCGAACGGCAGTGCTGTGACGGAAGGCGTTGTGCTGTCGGGACAAAACCTGACGATCGAATACGATCCCATCCGACTTTCTCAATGCCGCGGAAAAAACAGCAGCGGCGTGGAAGACTGGACTGTCCAGGCTTTCCTTGCCATCGACGGCGAAGCTCCCTTGGCCCTTGATCTGATCGAAGGCCGCGGCACGCAGTTTCCTTATACTGCTCCTGCCAATGTCCTGATTCCCGATGGCAAGCGTCTGGAAGTGTGGTTCAAGGCTTCGGATGTGAATGGCTGCGTGCAGTGGGATTCCAATCAGAATCAAAATTATTCCTATACGATCCATCGCCTTGACGATATTCCCAACCTGACCTTCACCGGCCGCTGGAATGTCCTGCAGAATGGTAATCTGAAAGCCGGACAACCCGTTCGTCTGCACTATGACCTCGACCGCGCCACCACCTGCCGCACCGGCGGTTACCATGGTTCCGCTTCGTGGGATGTGACGCCGAAACTTTTTGTGGATGGCAAGCCTGTGCCCGCTCAGACCATCACCTACCCCATCTACTGGAGCCGCCGCGGACAGCAGGATGTCCTCGTAACTTTGCCTGAAGGCAAGGAACTGACCCTTTGGTTTGAAAACAGCGGCTATGAGTATTACGCAGGACGCTCCTGCATGGCTTACGATTCCGACTTCGGCAAAAACTTTCATTTCACCCTGAATTGA
- a CDS encoding response regulator produces the protein MNYYFAKPSEAKVHVVEPQVTLRSVIVEALRAQGFVQISAFGDLKTLMDRLSQETADWILAAPCLEGEVNIMHLLNICIEEPRLRKTKVSLMIREHEKDILPFAFEWGLLSYHSTTLPSRIAEDIADLLRVLRSVSYNCTLAAANFLNRVLKEKRQWDAIINCSKNLLEVFPGSPQVLLNMAEAELSSSKEEGKQTLKQVMLLDPGLNEVVEHVARRFSFDEEMEAPLDLEILALSRPINNALGLASCVVIDPDTDVHFAIRQTLSAAGVQNIETFETGESAWHWLINGPPPSLILMEWRIPDLNGLQLIQRIRNRFTTVNIIIVSSLVTQKEEPLLQELGVKWVVEKPFDIPTILRKIVTAVQQYRYPTEQDSMDIRIRDCLSSNKREEASRLVAIYLSHPNFDNAGKIRVQAEFAFFEGRFKDSCNLAYEALKLNGDSVELLNLLGKALMKLGDFENALRIFEKANVLAPKNIERICNMVCASTGAGDAQKAEDLLAEAKTIDSRNALVMETEASLAIELHDQERALSTMQNVESLNRIVAYINNKAVAKIRNEQFEEGIKLYVTALESLPEPWGATHDTVCFNLALAKIRYLRYSEALEVLDRTKANPSSIMGQKVAALQSKLKAAIQTNTHLQFSVEKNPKDAGEKSEFVDIDFSKMIDALVPARGDICCYRIFHAQDLADPGIRKLLDNKPRLTARPMIHRDDIQAPRKYTP, from the coding sequence ATGAATTATTATTTCGCCAAACCTAGTGAAGCAAAAGTTCATGTGGTGGAGCCGCAGGTAACGCTAAGGTCTGTGATAGTGGAAGCATTGCGGGCCCAAGGATTCGTGCAGATATCGGCTTTTGGCGATCTGAAGACCCTTATGGACAGGCTTTCTCAAGAGACTGCAGATTGGATCCTGGCGGCGCCTTGTCTGGAAGGTGAAGTCAATATCATGCACCTGCTTAATATTTGCATCGAAGAGCCTCGCCTGAGAAAGACGAAGGTCAGCTTAATGATTCGCGAGCACGAGAAAGATATACTCCCCTTTGCTTTTGAATGGGGGCTGCTTTCATACCATAGCACTACTTTGCCAAGTCGAATTGCTGAGGACATTGCTGATCTTTTGCGCGTGCTCCGATCGGTTTCCTACAATTGCACCCTGGCTGCCGCCAACTTCCTGAACCGGGTCCTTAAAGAAAAGCGTCAGTGGGATGCGATTATCAACTGTTCTAAGAACCTATTGGAAGTTTTCCCCGGTTCTCCGCAAGTTCTCCTGAATATGGCGGAAGCGGAGCTCAGTTCTTCCAAGGAGGAAGGAAAACAGACACTGAAACAGGTCATGCTCTTGGATCCAGGGTTGAACGAAGTGGTCGAGCACGTTGCACGACGTTTCTCTTTTGACGAAGAAATGGAAGCACCACTGGATCTTGAGATCCTGGCCCTGAGCCGGCCCATTAACAATGCTCTTGGTCTTGCTTCGTGTGTTGTCATTGATCCCGATACTGATGTGCACTTTGCAATTCGTCAAACTTTGAGCGCAGCAGGCGTTCAGAATATCGAAACCTTCGAGACTGGCGAGTCCGCCTGGCATTGGCTAATCAATGGGCCGCCCCCTTCATTGATTCTGATGGAGTGGCGCATTCCTGATCTGAATGGCCTTCAACTGATCCAAAGAATTCGAAATAGATTTACGACCGTAAACATAATAATAGTGTCGTCTTTGGTAACGCAGAAGGAAGAGCCCTTGCTCCAAGAGTTGGGAGTCAAATGGGTGGTGGAAAAGCCCTTCGATATCCCAACTATCCTGCGAAAAATAGTGACGGCCGTGCAGCAGTATCGCTATCCCACTGAGCAGGATAGCATGGATATTAGGATCCGCGATTGCCTCAGCTCAAATAAGCGCGAAGAAGCCAGCCGCCTCGTGGCCATTTATCTTTCCCATCCTAACTTTGATAACGCCGGAAAAATTCGTGTTCAAGCAGAATTCGCCTTCTTTGAAGGTCGGTTCAAGGACAGCTGCAATTTAGCCTACGAGGCCTTGAAGCTGAACGGTGACTCCGTGGAGCTTCTTAATCTTTTAGGCAAGGCTCTCATGAAGTTGGGCGACTTTGAGAATGCCCTGAGGATATTTGAAAAGGCTAATGTTTTAGCTCCAAAAAATATTGAACGCATATGCAATATGGTTTGCGCATCCACTGGCGCCGGTGATGCACAGAAGGCTGAAGACCTGCTTGCTGAGGCTAAAACCATCGATTCCAGGAATGCGCTCGTGATGGAGACGGAAGCCTCGCTGGCGATTGAGTTGCACGATCAAGAGCGTGCCCTATCGACTATGCAGAATGTCGAAAGTCTAAACCGAATCGTGGCCTATATAAACAACAAAGCAGTGGCCAAGATTCGGAATGAGCAGTTTGAGGAAGGGATAAAACTTTACGTCACAGCGCTGGAATCCTTGCCAGAACCTTGGGGAGCGACCCATGACACGGTCTGTTTCAATCTAGCGTTGGCGAAAATTCGATACCTGCGATATAGCGAGGCCCTGGAAGTCCTGGACCGGACCAAAGCGAATCCCAGCTCCATTATGGGTCAAAAAGTGGCGGCGCTTCAATCCAAACTCAAAGCTGCGATTCAGACGAATACGCATCTTCAGTTTTCTGTAGAGAAAAATCCGAAGGATGCTGGTGAGAAAAGCGAATTCGTGGATATTGATTTCTCGAAAATGATTGATGCGTTGGTTCCGGCGCGCGGTGATATTTGTTGCTACAGGATCTTCCATGCTCAAGACCTTGCTGATCCTGGAATACGAAAGCTGCTGGATAATAAGCCACGATTGACAGCGCGGCCAATGATTCACAGGGATGACATTCAGGCTCCCAGAAAATACACACCATGA
- a CDS encoding HD domain-containing protein produces the protein MTRAREFAQKAHRQKDHRRKYSGEPYEVHLIAVAAIVASVTQDERTIAAAYLHDVVEDTDVTLDEVEAAFGPDVAELVENLTDISRPSDGNRAQRKALDREHLARARPEAMTVKLADIIHNARDIAQHDRGFGRVYIREAEALLKVLKDGDPVLYQRAHETLREALALCEDS, from the coding sequence GTGACCAGGGCCCGGGAGTTTGCGCAGAAGGCTCATCGGCAAAAGGATCATCGGCGTAAATACTCGGGCGAACCCTATGAAGTTCATCTCATCGCTGTCGCGGCCATCGTTGCGAGCGTCACCCAGGACGAGCGCACCATAGCCGCGGCTTATCTTCATGATGTGGTCGAGGACACCGATGTGACTCTGGACGAGGTGGAAGCCGCCTTCGGTCCTGATGTCGCCGAACTCGTGGAAAACCTCACCGATATTTCCCGACCCTCGGATGGGAATCGGGCCCAGAGGAAAGCTTTGGATCGCGAGCATCTGGCCCGGGCGAGGCCGGAAGCCATGACGGTGAAGCTCGCGGATATCATTCATAACGCAAGGGACATTGCGCAGCATGATAGAGGCTTCGGCCGGGTTTATATTCGCGAGGCCGAGGCGCTTCTTAAAGTTTTGAAGGACGGTGATCCTGTCCTTTACCAAAGGGCGCACGAGACGCTGCGTGAGGCGCTAGCGTTATGCGAGGATTCCTGA
- a CDS encoding response regulator, translating into MSQLKVLVIDDEIEIANVLREALEELKWQVVSVHDGETALRRIKAESFDVIISDVCMPEVNGVQLLRTLSESKLEAIMVLMSGFASIPLWEAYDLGAQAFFGKPFPCSDLIEAVHRLRTPLSERWSKPLADDLNLSGHIQVDERSPLGKFSLGRGGIFIACTAHDFARGKLVSFSVKAQNLSLEGIGKILWTRGANHARLLPGVGLEFLYLEPPCRDIIIKAIKSSKEKAYIPRGNISESA; encoded by the coding sequence ATGTCGCAGTTGAAGGTTTTGGTTATCGACGACGAAATCGAAATTGCGAACGTTCTGCGAGAAGCGCTTGAAGAATTGAAATGGCAGGTCGTCAGCGTTCATGATGGGGAGACAGCCCTAAGAAGGATCAAGGCGGAATCTTTTGATGTGATCATTTCTGATGTCTGCATGCCCGAAGTGAACGGGGTTCAGCTTTTGCGAACTCTCAGTGAAAGCAAATTGGAAGCCATAATGGTGCTCATGAGTGGCTTTGCCAGCATCCCGCTTTGGGAGGCCTATGATTTAGGGGCGCAGGCATTCTTTGGCAAGCCGTTTCCATGCAGCGATCTCATTGAGGCAGTCCATAGGCTGCGTACTCCTCTATCGGAGCGTTGGAGCAAACCTTTGGCTGATGATTTGAATCTATCCGGCCATATTCAAGTCGACGAGCGTTCCCCATTAGGGAAATTCAGTCTTGGTCGTGGAGGAATCTTCATTGCCTGTACTGCGCATGATTTTGCCAGGGGCAAGTTGGTAAGTTTCAGCGTAAAAGCTCAGAACTTGTCCTTGGAAGGGATCGGCAAGATCCTATGGACGCGTGGTGCGAACCATGCCAGGCTCTTGCCAGGGGTTGGATTGGAATTTCTGTACCTTGAGCCGCCTTGCCGTGACATCATCATCAAGGCGATTAAAAGCAGCAAGGAAAAGGCCTATATCCCCAGGGGAAACATCAGCGAGAGCGCCTAA
- a CDS encoding hemerythrin domain-containing protein gives MKSLSEQNKRLALASELADIEWRQRAVVQWNSMLRGLLPNIKEGEEIMKKIADEDERNLRMLETVMTSFGVRVEPKVFTKGFTDLVSQRMADSGAQVVEKLGAYALVKQNQAMCCTLAHKIAQVSKLDVKEAMGLFAGVESSMMKQVSQVQGLVEKANVMLMTGELPPSGVAGTVRDAVVSVAGAVINTVGKPGDEMSVLNILKMDHLKVRTLFNEIEKAAVPLDKNDLFYQLRLDLLAHSEAEEQVVYRRCQQFTEVKELFDESWSEHDEMRSVMDILSNIDAGSQMFTDRMKDLQSIVQEHVDKEEDEIFKVIRSKVSEDELVRMAQDFITRKAHIQRALSPHIVSGMAPRGPEVPPPAMM, from the coding sequence ATGAAGTCACTATCAGAACAGAACAAACGACTGGCCCTGGCCAGCGAGCTGGCCGACATCGAATGGCGCCAACGAGCGGTTGTGCAATGGAATAGCATGCTGCGCGGTCTCCTTCCCAATATCAAAGAGGGTGAGGAGATCATGAAAAAAATCGCAGACGAGGACGAGAGAAATCTCCGCATGCTTGAAACCGTGATGACCAGCTTCGGCGTCCGCGTCGAACCCAAAGTGTTCACCAAAGGGTTCACGGACCTTGTATCCCAGCGCATGGCGGACTCTGGCGCCCAGGTCGTGGAAAAGCTGGGGGCCTATGCCCTTGTGAAGCAAAATCAGGCGATGTGCTGCACCCTTGCGCATAAGATTGCGCAGGTTTCCAAACTTGATGTAAAAGAGGCTATGGGGCTTTTCGCGGGTGTGGAAAGCTCCATGATGAAACAGGTGAGCCAGGTCCAAGGCCTTGTGGAAAAGGCCAATGTCATGCTCATGACCGGGGAACTGCCGCCGAGCGGCGTGGCCGGCACGGTGCGCGATGCGGTCGTGAGCGTCGCCGGCGCGGTGATCAATACGGTCGGCAAGCCTGGGGATGAAATGAGCGTTCTGAATATCCTGAAAATGGATCATCTGAAGGTCAGGACTCTTTTCAACGAGATTGAAAAAGCGGCTGTGCCTTTGGACAAGAACGATCTTTTCTATCAGCTGCGCCTGGACCTCCTCGCGCATTCCGAGGCTGAAGAGCAGGTCGTCTACCGCCGCTGCCAGCAGTTCACCGAGGTGAAGGAGCTGTTTGATGAATCCTGGAGCGAGCATGATGAAATGCGCAGCGTCATGGATATCCTAAGCAATATCGATGCGGGCAGCCAGATGTTTACGGATCGCATGAAGGATCTTCAGTCCATCGTGCAGGAGCATGTGGACAAGGAAGAGGATGAGATCTTCAAGGTGATTCGTTCGAAAGTGAGCGAAGACGAACTGGTTCGCATGGCTCAGGATTTCATCACACGAAAAGCCCATATTCAAAGGGCATTGAGTCCGCATATTGTGTCGGGTATGGCTCCCAGGGGGCCTGAGGTTCCACCGCCCGCCATGATGTGA
- a CDS encoding BLUF domain-containing protein — protein MDPAFLQLAYISRATEPFEEDELFQLIDHSQKSNKARGLSGMLVYNSGYFLQLLEGPAPTVEALMEKIGRDPRHVEIKRVFEKRGAQPIFGSWYMAYKNLSTFKPALRQRVEALIVQLAGKPKVESPEEFMKVLQMMRQEF, from the coding sequence TTGGATCCAGCATTTCTGCAGCTTGCATACATCAGCCGTGCCACGGAACCCTTCGAAGAGGACGAGCTTTTTCAACTGATCGACCACTCGCAAAAAAGCAACAAGGCCCGGGGACTGTCGGGCATGCTCGTCTATAATTCAGGCTATTTTCTGCAGCTTTTGGAAGGTCCCGCCCCGACGGTGGAGGCATTGATGGAAAAGATCGGCCGCGATCCCCGGCATGTGGAGATCAAGCGGGTCTTTGAAAAGCGTGGGGCTCAGCCGATCTTCGGCAGCTGGTATATGGCTTACAAAAATCTTTCCACCTTCAAGCCAGCCCTGCGCCAACGCGTGGAGGCCCTGATCGTGCAGCTGGCCGGCAAACCGAAGGTGGAGTCGCCCGAAGAGTTCATGAAAGTCCTGCAGATGATGCGGCAGGAATTTTAA